The following proteins come from a genomic window of Flavobacterium crocinum:
- the gyrA gene encoding DNA gyrase subunit A, producing MSEGEKLIPINIEDEMKSAYIDYSMSVIVSRALPDVRDGLKPVHRRVLYGMYDLGVTSRSAHKKSARIVGEVLGKYHPHGDTSVYDAMVRMAQEWSMRYLLVDGQGNFGSVDGDSPAAMRYTEARMRKISEEIMADIEKETVDFQLNFDDTLYEPKVMPTKVPTLLVNGATGIAVGMATNMPPHNLTEVINGTLAYLDNNDIEVDELMTHIKAPDFPTGGVIYGYEGVREAFKTGRGRIVMRAKVGFEEVDGRECIIVTEIPYQVNKAEMIKRTADLVNEKKIEGIANIRDESDRTGMRIVYILKRDATPNVVLNTLYKYTQLQSSFSVNNIALVKGRPQLLNLKDMIHYFIEHRHDVVVRRTQFELRKAEERAHILEGLIIASDNIDEVIALIRGSKNTDEAREKLIERFKLSDIQARAIVEMRLRQLTGLEQDKLRAEFDELMKLIEHLKALLADVNLRTDLIKEELTEIRDKYGDDRRSQIEYSGGDVSIEDLIADESVVITISHAGYIKRTNLSEYKTQNRGGVGQKSAGTRDQDFLEHMFVATNHQYMMFFTQKGKCFWMRVYEIPEGSKTAKGRAIQNLVNIESDDKVKAFICTQDLKDKDYINTHNLVMVTKKGQVKKTSLEKYSKPRANGVAAITIKEGDELIGAQLTNGESQIIMAVKSGKLVRFEETKTRPMGRTASGVRGITLKDDSDEVIGMVTVDKNDITESQILVVTENGYGKRTKLVDEDGEDVYRITNRGGKGVKTLNITEKTGKLISINAVTDADDLMIINKSGLTIRMAIDDLRVMGRATQGVRLINLKGKDSIAAVTKVMKDDAEEVVVDEDGNVIESGIERVKPDLEVLEDDGPVEDDDDSDDEVIDDEEDAEEEESEE from the coding sequence ATGTCTGAAGGAGAAAAGTTAATTCCTATTAACATTGAAGATGAAATGAAATCAGCTTACATCGATTATTCGATGTCAGTAATTGTATCAAGAGCACTTCCTGATGTTAGAGATGGCTTGAAACCAGTGCATCGAAGAGTTCTTTATGGAATGTATGATTTGGGAGTAACTTCAAGATCTGCCCATAAAAAATCTGCAAGAATCGTGGGAGAGGTTCTGGGTAAGTACCACCCGCACGGAGATACCTCTGTTTATGACGCAATGGTTCGTATGGCTCAGGAGTGGAGTATGCGATATTTATTAGTTGATGGTCAAGGTAACTTTGGATCTGTCGATGGAGATAGTCCGGCAGCAATGCGTTATACTGAGGCCAGAATGCGCAAAATTTCTGAGGAAATTATGGCAGATATCGAAAAAGAAACTGTTGATTTTCAGCTAAACTTTGACGATACTTTATATGAACCAAAAGTAATGCCTACAAAAGTTCCGACTTTATTAGTAAATGGAGCAACAGGTATTGCAGTTGGTATGGCAACCAATATGCCACCACACAATTTAACTGAAGTTATCAATGGTACTTTAGCGTACTTAGATAATAACGATATTGAAGTTGACGAATTAATGACACATATTAAAGCGCCAGATTTTCCAACTGGTGGTGTAATATATGGTTATGAAGGTGTTCGTGAAGCTTTTAAAACGGGTAGAGGCCGTATTGTAATGCGTGCGAAAGTTGGTTTTGAAGAGGTTGATGGAAGAGAATGTATCATTGTAACTGAAATTCCTTATCAGGTTAACAAAGCCGAGATGATCAAACGTACGGCTGATCTAGTTAACGAGAAAAAAATAGAAGGTATTGCTAATATCCGTGATGAATCGGATAGGACAGGTATGCGTATCGTTTATATTTTAAAACGTGATGCTACGCCAAACGTGGTTTTAAATACTTTATATAAGTATACTCAATTGCAATCTTCTTTTAGTGTAAATAATATTGCATTAGTAAAAGGACGTCCTCAATTATTGAATCTGAAAGATATGATTCATTATTTCATTGAGCACCGTCACGATGTAGTAGTAAGAAGAACGCAGTTTGAATTGCGTAAAGCAGAAGAAAGAGCGCATATTTTAGAAGGTTTAATTATTGCTTCTGATAATATTGATGAAGTAATTGCGTTAATTAGAGGATCTAAAAATACTGATGAGGCAAGAGAGAAATTAATCGAAAGATTTAAATTGTCAGATATTCAGGCTCGTGCGATTGTTGAGATGCGTTTACGTCAGTTAACAGGTCTGGAGCAGGATAAATTAAGAGCTGAATTTGACGAATTAATGAAGTTAATTGAGCATTTGAAAGCTTTATTAGCAGATGTTAATTTAAGAACTGACTTAATTAAAGAAGAACTTACTGAAATCCGTGATAAATATGGAGATGATCGTCGTTCTCAAATCGAATATTCTGGTGGTGATGTAAGTATTGAGGATTTAATTGCTGACGAAAGTGTGGTTATTACAATTTCACATGCAGGTTATATCAAACGTACAAACTTATCAGAATATAAAACTCAAAATAGAGGTGGGGTTGGGCAGAAGAGTGCCGGAACAAGAGATCAGGATTTCTTGGAGCACATGTTCGTAGCTACAAACCACCAATATATGATGTTCTTTACACAGAAAGGAAAATGTTTCTGGATGCGTGTTTATGAAATTCCTGAAGGTAGTAAAACAGCAAAAGGTAGAGCAATTCAGAATCTTGTAAATATTGAAAGCGATGATAAAGTAAAAGCTTTTATTTGCACACAAGACTTAAAAGATAAAGATTACATCAATACACATAACCTTGTAATGGTTACTAAAAAAGGCCAGGTGAAGAAAACTTCTTTAGAGAAATATTCTAAACCGAGAGCAAATGGTGTAGCAGCTATTACTATTAAAGAAGGAGATGAATTAATCGGAGCACAGTTAACGAACGGAGAAAGCCAAATTATTATGGCTGTGAAGTCTGGTAAATTGGTTCGTTTTGAGGAAACTAAAACGCGTCCGATGGGAAGAACGGCTTCAGGAGTTCGTGGTATTACTTTAAAAGATGATTCGGATGAAGTAATCGGAATGGTAACTGTTGATAAAAATGATATTACGGAATCTCAGATTTTAGTAGTAACTGAAAACGGATACGGAAAACGTACCAAATTAGTTGACGAAGACGGAGAAGATGTATATAGAATTACAAACCGTGGAGGTAAAGGGGTTAAAACGCTTAACATTACTGAAAAAACAGGTAAATTGATTTCTATCAATGCTGTAACTGACGCGGATGATTTAATGATTATCAATAAATCCGGATTGACAATTAGAATGGCAATTGATGATTTACGTGTTATGGGACGTGCAACTCAGGGTGTCAGATTGATTAATCTTAAAGGGAAAGATTCTATCGCCGCCGTTACAAAAGTAATGAAAGATGATGCTGAAGAAGTAGTTGTGGATGAAGATGGAAACGTGATTGAGTCCGGAATTGAAAGAGTTAAACCGGATTTGGAAGTTTTGGAAGATGATGGACCTGTAGAAGACGATGATGATTCTGATGATGAAGTAATTGATGATGAAGAGGATGCCGAAGAAGAGGAGTCTGAAGAATAA
- a CDS encoding tetratricopeptide repeat protein — MKSKYVILASALLISMASFAQKDQIKGAEKALKGGDAQGAITILNDAENMVANAKDTEQAQFYFVKGNAYLELADKKVEESKNLTAAAESYKKLIEIEKTSGKQKYSTQAATSISSIKAKLINSAIADTQSNKNVEGAKKLYDAYALDRNDTINLYYAASTAVNAQDFDLALPMYEELKKLNYSGKGTLFLASNKASGNEDNFANAKERDMAVKLGTHEKPKTEAIPSKRGEIYKNLALILVQKGRTEEAKKAIADARKANPEDTSLILTEANLYLETKDFDMYKKLVGEALEKDPNNADLVFNLGVISSGAKNNADAEKYYLKAIEINPNYTNAYLNLAALKLEAEKPIIDEMNKLGTSAKDMKRYDVLKAQRENVFKGVIPYLKKANELDPKNEDVSKTLLGVYSALEMTAEAKALKAKM; from the coding sequence ATGAAAAGTAAATATGTAATACTTGCTTCAGCATTATTGATCTCTATGGCTTCTTTTGCACAAAAAGATCAGATTAAAGGTGCTGAAAAAGCTTTAAAAGGAGGAGATGCTCAGGGAGCAATTACAATTTTAAATGATGCTGAAAATATGGTTGCAAATGCTAAAGATACAGAGCAGGCGCAATTTTATTTTGTAAAAGGAAATGCTTATTTAGAGCTTGCTGATAAAAAAGTAGAAGAAAGCAAAAACTTAACTGCTGCAGCTGAAAGTTACAAGAAATTAATTGAGATTGAAAAAACTTCAGGAAAACAGAAGTATTCAACTCAGGCAGCGACTTCTATTAGCAGTATCAAAGCAAAATTGATTAACTCTGCTATTGCAGATACTCAGTCAAACAAAAATGTTGAAGGAGCAAAAAAATTATATGATGCTTATGCTTTAGACAGAAATGATACAATTAACTTGTATTATGCGGCTTCAACAGCGGTAAATGCACAAGATTTTGATCTTGCTTTGCCAATGTATGAGGAATTGAAAAAACTGAACTACTCTGGAAAAGGGACTTTGTTTTTAGCTTCAAATAAAGCGAGTGGTAACGAAGATAACTTTGCTAATGCTAAAGAAAGAGATATGGCTGTAAAATTAGGTACTCACGAAAAACCTAAAACAGAAGCTATTCCTTCAAAAAGAGGTGAAATCTACAAAAACTTAGCTTTGATCTTAGTTCAAAAAGGACGTACTGAAGAGGCTAAAAAAGCAATCGCAGATGCAAGAAAAGCAAATCCGGAAGATACTTCTTTAATCTTAACTGAAGCTAATTTATATCTTGAGACTAAAGATTTTGATATGTACAAAAAATTAGTTGGTGAGGCTTTAGAGAAAGATCCAAACAATGCTGATTTAGTATTCAACTTAGGAGTAATTAGTTCAGGTGCAAAAAACAATGCAGACGCTGAGAAATATTACTTAAAAGCGATTGAAATTAATCCTAACTATACAAATGCTTATTTAAATCTTGCTGCATTAAAATTAGAAGCAGAAAAACCGATCATTGATGAAATGAATAAATTAGGTACTTCTGCGAAAGATATGAAACGTTACGATGTTTTAAAAGCACAAAGAGAAAATGTTTTTAAAGGTGTAATTCCTTACCTTAAAAAAGCAAATGAGTTAGATCCTAAAAACGAAGATGTTTCTAAAACATTATTAGGGGTTTACAGTGCTCTTGAAATGACAGCTGAAGCTAAAGCATTAAAAGCTAAAATGTAA
- a CDS encoding shikimate dehydrogenase family protein, translated as MVDILLRRRFGLLGRNISYSFSKGYFTEKFNNEVFAGNSYENFDISEINYFTELIKNNPDLKGLNVTIPYKEQVIPFLDKLSRKATLIGAVNTIKFTKNGKLKGYNTDYYGFKKSLEPLLEPHHKKALILGTGGASKGVAFALDELGIPYTFVSREAKENIIDYDLINATTFDNFQIIINCTPVGTSPNIDACPNLPYEFFTEKHIAYDLIYNPAETTFLKLAKERGAVIKNGHDMLIYQAEKAWKIWNK; from the coding sequence ATGGTTGATATTTTATTAAGAAGACGTTTTGGATTATTGGGGCGCAACATTAGCTACTCTTTTTCAAAAGGTTATTTTACAGAAAAATTTAACAATGAAGTCTTTGCTGGTAACAGCTACGAGAATTTTGACATTTCGGAAATTAATTATTTCACCGAATTAATTAAAAACAACCCGGATTTAAAGGGTTTAAATGTTACTATTCCGTATAAAGAACAAGTTATTCCTTTCTTAGATAAACTATCGCGAAAAGCTACTTTAATTGGTGCTGTTAATACTATAAAATTTACTAAAAATGGTAAATTAAAAGGTTACAATACTGATTATTACGGATTCAAAAAGTCATTAGAACCACTTTTAGAGCCCCATCATAAAAAAGCCCTAATCTTGGGAACTGGAGGCGCTTCTAAAGGTGTTGCTTTTGCTCTTGATGAATTAGGCATTCCCTATACTTTTGTTTCCAGAGAAGCCAAAGAAAATATTATCGATTACGATTTGATCAACGCTACAACTTTTGACAATTTTCAAATCATAATCAATTGTACGCCAGTTGGAACAAGTCCGAACATTGACGCCTGTCCAAACCTGCCGTATGAGTTTTTTACAGAAAAACATATTGCTTACGACTTAATTTACAATCCGGCCGAAACTACTTTTCTAAAATTAGCAAAAGAAAGAGGTGCTGTGATAAAAAACGGTCACGACATGCTGATTTATCAGGCAGAAAAAGCGTGGAAAATCTGGAACAAATAA
- a CDS encoding DUF349 domain-containing protein, which translates to MLEEKNDNLHDADGKSGIEINDSTANDAIETSNPETLVENSALETENLSDDTENAHQEALDVITNSNAAESEDETLKERHDIPMQDYNTFSLDALVDELKKLVNTDKVMSVKDHIEEIKKAFLLQYHHLLEEKKEEFLASNTDPNEEFEYHLPLKLKFDEYYNVFRDKKNTHFKHLQTNLKTNLDTRLAIVEELKELINPQENIKDTLKHFNELRERWKNAGAIPKDKYNHVWNNYHFHVENFYDYLHLDREARDLDFKHNLELKQKIIARVEELANDADVNKAFRELQDLHRIWKEDIGPVSKEHRDTIWNQFSELTKKIHDKREVLFENQRANEQQNLEIKKEIISKIAVLGTEKVNSHSQWLVQIQKVEDLRNEFFAAGKVPSEVNEETWAAFKTAVRNFNAFKNSFYKDIKKDQNDNLNKKLALVAKAKELQESTDFQATTPVMKQIQEEWKQIGHVPKKYSDKIWKEFKDACNHYFDKLKEHKSEENSEEVAAFDNKKAYLEVLRAFQLTGDHKTDLDGIKAHIETWKGFGKVPFSRRHIEGKFNKILDALFEKLSLSKKESEMMRFANRIDSLSDSNDTRKLDNEKIFIMRKIEEVQNEIFQLENNIQFFANTKNAKKENSIVTEVRKNIAIHKESLEVWKDKLKQLRNLGQE; encoded by the coding sequence ATGTTAGAAGAAAAGAATGATAACCTGCATGATGCAGACGGAAAATCAGGAATCGAGATCAATGATTCTACAGCAAATGATGCAATTGAAACATCTAATCCTGAAACTTTAGTTGAAAATTCAGCCTTAGAAACTGAAAACTTATCAGATGACACCGAAAATGCTCATCAGGAAGCATTAGATGTTATCACAAATTCTAATGCTGCAGAAAGTGAAGACGAGACTTTAAAAGAACGTCATGATATTCCAATGCAGGACTACAATACATTCTCTCTGGATGCTCTTGTAGATGAATTAAAGAAATTGGTCAATACAGACAAAGTAATGTCGGTAAAAGACCATATTGAAGAAATCAAAAAAGCTTTCTTGCTGCAATATCATCATCTTTTGGAGGAAAAGAAAGAAGAATTTCTGGCTTCTAACACGGATCCAAATGAAGAATTTGAATATCACCTGCCTTTAAAATTAAAATTCGACGAATATTATAATGTTTTTAGAGATAAAAAAAATACTCATTTTAAACATTTACAGACTAATTTAAAAACGAATTTAGATACCCGTCTGGCTATTGTTGAAGAATTAAAAGAACTGATTAATCCTCAGGAAAATATAAAAGACACTCTTAAACATTTCAATGAATTAAGAGAAAGATGGAAAAATGCAGGTGCAATTCCAAAAGACAAATACAATCACGTTTGGAATAATTATCATTTTCATGTAGAAAATTTCTACGATTATCTTCATTTAGACCGCGAGGCAAGAGATTTAGATTTTAAACACAACTTAGAGTTAAAACAAAAAATAATCGCACGTGTTGAAGAGCTTGCAAATGATGCTGACGTAAATAAGGCGTTCCGTGAATTACAGGATTTACACCGAATCTGGAAAGAAGATATTGGACCGGTTTCTAAAGAACACCGTGATACAATCTGGAATCAATTTAGTGAATTAACAAAAAAAATACACGACAAAAGAGAAGTATTGTTCGAAAACCAAAGAGCAAACGAACAGCAGAATCTTGAAATTAAAAAAGAAATCATTTCTAAAATAGCTGTTTTAGGTACTGAAAAAGTAAACTCTCACTCTCAATGGCTGGTGCAAATTCAAAAAGTAGAAGACTTAAGAAATGAGTTTTTTGCAGCAGGAAAAGTCCCGTCTGAGGTTAACGAGGAAACCTGGGCTGCATTTAAAACTGCCGTTAGAAATTTCAATGCATTTAAAAATTCTTTCTATAAGGATATCAAGAAAGATCAAAATGACAATTTAAATAAAAAACTTGCTCTTGTAGCTAAAGCAAAAGAATTACAGGAAAGCACCGATTTTCAGGCGACAACTCCTGTAATGAAACAAATTCAGGAAGAATGGAAACAAATCGGGCACGTTCCTAAAAAATATTCAGACAAAATCTGGAAAGAGTTTAAAGATGCCTGCAATCATTATTTTGATAAATTAAAAGAACACAAATCTGAAGAAAACAGCGAAGAAGTAGCTGCTTTTGACAACAAAAAAGCATATTTGGAAGTTCTAAGAGCTTTTCAGTTAACAGGAGATCACAAAACAGATTTGGATGGCATAAAAGCACATATAGAAACCTGGAAAGGATTTGGAAAAGTGCCTTTTTCAAGACGTCATATCGAAGGAAAATTCAATAAAATCCTGGATGCTCTTTTTGAAAAATTAAGCCTAAGCAAAAAAGAATCTGAAATGATGCGTTTTGCAAATCGTATTGATTCTTTATCAGATAGCAATGATACTCGTAAATTAGATAACGAAAAAATCTTTATTATGCGTAAAATTGAAGAGGTTCAAAATGAAATTTTCCAATTAGAGAACAATATTCAGTTTTTTGCTAATACGAAAAACGCTAAAAAAGAGAATTCTATTGTCACAGAAGTACGCAAAAACATTGCAATTCACAAAGAAAGTCTTGAGGTTTGGAAAGACAAACTGAAACAATTAAGAAATTTAGGTCAGGAATAG
- a CDS encoding lipid A phosphoethanolamine transferase, with protein MRKIQLLSILFFLFNNLLSAQENDTLQSPFSEPRYHYFLKTIIFFDEYLDTDNGSFNTTQLRVLLPIGNKAWNLRFDLPLISANTSSINKTAIGDVGMGISYIPYMKNTNGIAVRARVYANTAADPNFGTGKWVAMPAVIYGKYLFEKKFLWLSTLEYQGSFAGQNDRNDISVTVFENVVLHFFGKNWVAGDVAFRYNSMIEGFQNNAFVEFGRKITPTNLVYIHPSAGFGANRTYNFGIEMGVLILF; from the coding sequence ATGAGAAAAATACAATTACTTAGCATTTTATTTTTTTTATTTAACAATCTACTTTCAGCTCAGGAAAATGATACCCTACAAAGTCCTTTCTCTGAGCCTCGTTATCACTATTTTCTTAAGACAATTATATTTTTTGATGAGTATTTAGATACCGATAATGGATCATTTAACACTACTCAATTACGTGTTCTGCTTCCAATTGGAAACAAAGCCTGGAATTTACGCTTTGATCTTCCATTAATTTCAGCAAATACCAGCTCCATTAACAAAACAGCAATTGGAGACGTCGGTATGGGAATAAGTTATATTCCTTATATGAAAAATACAAACGGAATTGCAGTAAGAGCAAGAGTGTATGCCAATACTGCAGCAGATCCAAATTTTGGAACTGGAAAATGGGTTGCAATGCCCGCAGTAATTTATGGAAAATATTTATTTGAAAAAAAATTCCTATGGCTGTCAACTCTAGAATATCAAGGAAGTTTTGCTGGTCAAAATGATCGAAACGACATCAGTGTGACTGTTTTTGAAAATGTAGTACTTCACTTTTTTGGAAAAAATTGGGTCGCAGGAGATGTCGCTTTTAGATATAATTCTATGATCGAAGGTTTTCAAAACAATGCTTTCGTAGAATTTGGACGAAAAATTACCCCGACAAATTTAGTTTACATACATCCAAGCGCAGGATTTGGCGCAAACAGAACCTACAATTTCGGAATTGAAATGGGGGTTTTGATTCTTTTCTAG
- a CDS encoding tetratricopeptide repeat protein, translating to MQLSNEEEDYNLSLSKFESMLKTNKVLFFDSEEFEEIILHYLDIGKANLAKKALKLALDQHPKSTGLKLVQVEMLVYDDKLDLAEKLLNELYAIEPNNEEIYIQKANICSKRDQHEKAVELLKIALQYTDDYADVYNLIGMEYLFMDNLELAKENFIKCLEEDLEDQSALYNVVYCFEFLDQNQEAIVYLNEYINRNPYSEIAWHQLGRLHYGVKEYENAIRAFDYATLIDDEFLGAFMEKAKAYERLKKYNEAIESYNRTIELDDATSYALLRIGKCYEKLGNLAKAIQYYNQTVHEDPLLDKGWIAITDFHLRQKNYQKALFFVNKALAIDNQNRLYWKRYATINKHMNFFEEAEFGFRKAVEFGDYALDTWLYWVDILQFLGEFESAIQTLLQASEYFPEENEIEYRLAGLYFMIQDTTKAKFHLSNGLRLNFDNYILIEDLFPVVWSKKTVKNYIEKHRK from the coding sequence ATGCAATTAAGCAACGAAGAAGAAGATTATAACCTATCCCTATCCAAATTTGAGTCGATGTTAAAAACGAACAAAGTACTCTTTTTTGATTCTGAAGAATTCGAAGAAATCATTCTTCATTATTTAGACATAGGTAAGGCTAATTTAGCAAAAAAGGCCTTAAAACTTGCATTAGATCAGCATCCAAAATCTACAGGCTTAAAATTAGTACAAGTAGAAATGCTGGTTTATGATGATAAACTCGATCTGGCTGAAAAGCTTCTGAATGAGTTGTACGCAATTGAACCTAACAACGAGGAAATCTACATCCAAAAAGCCAATATCTGTTCTAAAAGAGATCAACACGAAAAAGCAGTTGAACTGTTAAAAATCGCGTTGCAATACACTGATGATTATGCTGATGTGTATAATTTGATTGGAATGGAATATCTTTTTATGGATAATCTCGAGCTGGCAAAAGAGAATTTTATTAAATGTCTTGAAGAAGATTTAGAAGATCAATCTGCTCTTTATAACGTGGTATACTGTTTTGAATTTTTAGATCAAAATCAGGAAGCTATTGTATATCTTAACGAATATATTAACCGAAATCCGTACAGCGAAATTGCATGGCATCAGCTTGGACGTCTTCATTATGGCGTAAAAGAATATGAAAATGCTATTCGTGCATTTGATTATGCAACGTTGATTGATGACGAATTCTTAGGCGCTTTTATGGAAAAAGCAAAAGCTTATGAACGTCTGAAAAAATATAATGAAGCGATTGAAAGCTATAACAGAACCATCGAATTAGACGATGCAACATCTTATGCCTTGCTTCGAATTGGTAAATGTTATGAGAAACTAGGGAATTTAGCGAAAGCGATTCAATATTATAACCAGACTGTTCATGAAGATCCACTTTTAGACAAAGGCTGGATTGCCATAACCGATTTTCATCTTCGCCAGAAAAACTATCAAAAAGCATTGTTTTTTGTCAATAAAGCTTTGGCAATCGACAATCAAAATCGTTTGTACTGGAAAAGATATGCGACAATCAACAAACACATGAATTTCTTTGAAGAAGCCGAATTCGGTTTTAGAAAAGCGGTTGAGTTTGGAGATTATGCGTTAGATACCTGGTTGTACTGGGTTGATATTCTACAGTTTTTAGGAGAATTCGAAAGTGCTATTCAGACTTTGTTACAAGCGTCAGAATATTTTCCTGAAGAAAACGAAATCGAATATCGTTTGGCTGGATTGTACTTTATGATTCAAGACACCACAAAAGCGAAGTTCCACTTAAGCAATGGATTACGTCTTAATTTTGATAATTACATCTTAATTGAAGATTTATTTCCGGTTGTATGGTCAAAGAAAACAGTTAAAAATTATATAGAAAAACATCGTAAATAA
- a CDS encoding OsmC family protein, producing the protein MKFTRKAHANWKGTGMEGTGTISTQSTTLDNAQLSFKTRFADGVGTNPEELVAAAHSGCFTMQLSFLLNEAGFTADDLTTEATVTFEDGSITLIHLDLKGKVPSISAEEFTATANKAKEICPISKLLNTTITLSAELIS; encoded by the coding sequence ATGAAATTTACAAGAAAAGCACACGCCAACTGGAAAGGAACCGGTATGGAAGGAACAGGAACTATTAGTACTCAAAGTACCACTTTAGATAATGCTCAACTCTCTTTTAAAACAAGATTCGCTGACGGTGTTGGTACAAACCCGGAAGAATTAGTTGCAGCAGCTCATTCCGGCTGTTTTACCATGCAATTAAGCTTTTTATTAAACGAAGCAGGATTCACTGCAGATGATTTAACTACAGAAGCGACAGTAACCTTTGAAGATGGTTCTATAACTTTAATCCATTTAGACCTAAAAGGAAAAGTTCCATCAATTTCTGCAGAGGAATTTACAGCTACAGCCAATAAAGCAAAAGAAATCTGTCCGATTTCTAAATTATTAAATACCACAATTACATTATCAGCTGAATTAATTAGCTAA